The following nucleotide sequence is from Halapricum desulfuricans.
CAGGGAACAAACGTCGGACGACGCCGCAATCCTTTTTTCCCTCGGCTGAGTTGGTACGATAATGACTGCTGTCGGAAACTTCCTCAAGGAGTTTACGGACGATGTCGAGGGAGTCTGTCTGTTCTCGCCGAGTTCGTCGGTGTACGGTGCCTTCGCCGAGGCTGACCTGCCGGTCGTGGTAATTGGGACCGAGAACGCGGTCGACGCCGAGGCGTTCGTCGAGTTGCCACTGCAGTTCCGTGACCCGACAGAACGGATCCGGTTCGGGGTCGAGGGGGCGCTCGGACAGGACGCCATCGAGGAAGACATGACGCTTTTGTGCATCCTCGGAAGCTTCGGCGACGACGCGGACACCGTGATGCGCGTCCGCGCAGGCGCGTTCGCCGACTCGGGCGTCTACGACCTGTTCGTGAATTCACGGGCCGACCCCTCAGTCGTGCGCGACGTGCTCGAAGTCGCGGTCGAGCTCGGCAAGAAAGGCCAAAAGGGCAAGCCCGTCGGCGCGCTGTTCGTGGTCGGCGACGCCGGGAAGGTAATGAACAAGTCCCGCCCGCTCAGTTACAACCCCTTCGAGAAGTCCCACGTCCACGTCGGCGACCCGATCGTCAACGTCATGCTCAAGGAGTTCTCCCGGCTTGACGGCGCTTTTGTCATCTCCGATTCGGGCAAGATCGTCTCGGCGTACCGCTATCTCGAACCGTCGGCCGAGGGGGTCGACATCCCGAAGGGGCTTGGCGCGAGACACATGGCTGCCGGTGCGGTTACCCGTGACACGAACGCCATTGCGATCGTCCTCAGCGAGAGCGACGGACTCGTCCGGGCGTTCAAGGGCGGTGAGCTGATCCTGGAGCTCGATCCGGAGGACTACTGATGGTACTCGAGCAGCTCGATCTCCCGGCGCTGGTCA
It contains:
- the dacZ gene encoding diadenylate cyclase DacZ encodes the protein MTAVGNFLKEFTDDVEGVCLFSPSSSVYGAFAEADLPVVVIGTENAVDAEAFVELPLQFRDPTERIRFGVEGALGQDAIEEDMTLLCILGSFGDDADTVMRVRAGAFADSGVYDLFVNSRADPSVVRDVLEVAVELGKKGQKGKPVGALFVVGDAGKVMNKSRPLSYNPFEKSHVHVGDPIVNVMLKEFSRLDGAFVISDSGKIVSAYRYLEPSAEGVDIPKGLGARHMAAGAVTRDTNAIAIVLSESDGLVRAFKGGELILELDPEDY